The genomic DNA TCGCTCAGCATGAACGTCGAGGCGAAGGCGACCTCGCCGAACGCGGTGATGAAGCTGTAGAAGCCGGCCACGGCCAAGCCCGGCCGGGCCAGCGGCAGGATCAGCCGGAAGAAGGTGCCGAAGGGGCTCAGCCCGTCCACCCGCCCGGCCTCGTCGATCTCGAACGGGATGGTGTCGAAGTAGCCCTTGAGCAGCCAGGCGCAGTACGGCACCGCGGTCGAGCAGTAGACGAGGACCAGGCCGAAGTAGTTGTCGATGAGCTGGAGCTTCGACAGGATCTGGTACATCGGCACGATCAGGACCGCGATGGGGAACATCTGGGTGACCAGCAGGACCCACATCAGCTTCTTGTAGCCCGGGAAGCGCATCCGCGAGACCGCGTAACCGGTCGTCGCGGCGACCAGCACACCGATGACGGTGGTGCCCAGCGAGACGATCAGCGAGCTCTTCAGCCAGTCGAAGAAGTTGGTGTCCTGGAGCACGAACGCGTAGTTGTCGAAGGTCATCTTCGACCAGATGCGTCCAGGGTGCAGGTAGTCGTTCTTGTCCGGGCCGAGGGACAGGTAGACCAGCCAGGCGACCGGGAAGAGCGCGACGAGGCTCGCGAGGGTCAGCACGCCGTGGGAGGCGAGGGACGCGACGCGGCTGCGTTCGCCGCGGCCGCGGACCTTGCGCGGCGGCGCGGTGGACGCGGTGACCTGCTCGGCGGGGGCCTTGGTGGGCGCGGTGCTTGTACTCATGGCGGCTCCTGCCTCAGTTCGCGAGCTGCTGCTCATTGCGGTTCAGCCAGCGGCGGTAGAAGGAGGTGAAGACGATCAGGATGGCCAGCAGCAGGATGCCGTAGGCCGCGGACTGCGCGAAGTCGCGCGGCTGCTGTCCGAAGCCGAGCTGGTACGCCCAGGTGACGAGGATCTGCGCCTCGGGGGCGGTGTTGCCGAACAGCAGGAAGATCACGGCGAACTGGTTGAAGGTCCAGATGATGCCGAGCAGCACGACCGTGGAGCTGACCGACCGCAGCCCGGGCAGGGTGACGTAGCGGAAGCGCTGCCAGGCGTTGGCGCCGTCCATCTCGGAGGCCTCGTAGAGGCTGTTGTCGATGGACTGCAGGCCGCCGAGGAGCGAGACCATCATGAACGGCACACCGCACCAGGTGTTGACCATGATCGCGGAGAAGCGCTGCCAGAAGGTGTCCTCGAGCCACGCGGGCGTCGGCAGGTGCAGCCAGTCCAGGGCGGAGTTGATGATGCCCTGGTCGGCGAGCATGAAGCGCCAGCCGAAGACGGTGACGAAGGTGGGCACGGCCCAGGGCAGGACGAGGATCAGCCGGTAGAAGGTGCGGCCGCGCAGCTTCTGGTTGAGCAGCAGGGCGAGCCCGAGGCCGATGAAGAAGTGCAGGCCGACGCAGACCGCCGTCCACACGATGGTCCAGATGAAGTGCGACCAGAAGCGGTCGTAGGCCGTCGGGCCCCACAGGATGTCGGCGTAGTTGTCCAGGCCGACGAACTTGTACGTGGCCTCGATCTCGTTGACGCCGATGGTGCGCCCCGTGTTGAGGCTGTTGGCGTCGGTGAGGGTGAGGTAGAGGCCGTAGCCCAGCGGGTACAGCACGAGGACGCCGATCACGACGGCCACCGGCGCGATCATGGCGTAGGCGTACCAGTGCTTCTGGTAGCCGTCTTTCAGACGCCGGCCGAGGCCGGGCCGCGGGGTGCGGTCACCGCGGCGCTTGCCGGTCGCGCGGTCGATGGCGACTGTCATGGTTCGACACCTTCGGGAGCATCGGGAAGGTCAGGGGTCTGCGGTCGGAGTGCGGCGCACGGCCGGTGACCGCCGGGCCCCTCCCCCCACGGCGGGGGCCCGGCGGTCGGGTGCTGCTACTTGCTGAAGTCCGGCACCAGCTTGGCGATCGCGGTCTTGGCGTCGCCCAGCCCCTCGTCCAGGGACTTCTTGCCGCCGGCGATCTGCGGCAGTTCGTCGTCCAGCGGCGTCCACAGGGAGCTGTACTCGGGCAGCGCCGGGCGCGGCTGGGCGGCGGGCAGGACCGTCTGGAAGCCGGCGATGCCCGGGT from Streptomyces sp. CB09001 includes the following:
- a CDS encoding ABC transporter permease subunit, which produces MSTSTAPTKAPAEQVTASTAPPRKVRGRGERSRVASLASHGVLTLASLVALFPVAWLVYLSLGPDKNDYLHPGRIWSKMTFDNYAFVLQDTNFFDWLKSSLIVSLGTTVIGVLVAATTGYAVSRMRFPGYKKLMWVLLVTQMFPIAVLIVPMYQILSKLQLIDNYFGLVLVYCSTAVPYCAWLLKGYFDTIPFEIDEAGRVDGLSPFGTFFRLILPLARPGLAVAGFYSFITAFGEVAFASTFMLSDTKYTFAVGLQSFVSEHDAQRNLMAATAVLVAIPVSAFFYLVQKNLVTGLTAGGTKG
- a CDS encoding sugar ABC transporter permease; this encodes MTVAIDRATGKRRGDRTPRPGLGRRLKDGYQKHWYAYAMIAPVAVVIGVLVLYPLGYGLYLTLTDANSLNTGRTIGVNEIEATYKFVGLDNYADILWGPTAYDRFWSHFIWTIVWTAVCVGLHFFIGLGLALLLNQKLRGRTFYRLILVLPWAVPTFVTVFGWRFMLADQGIINSALDWLHLPTPAWLEDTFWQRFSAIMVNTWCGVPFMMVSLLGGLQSIDNSLYEASEMDGANAWQRFRYVTLPGLRSVSSTVVLLGIIWTFNQFAVIFLLFGNTAPEAQILVTWAYQLGFGQQPRDFAQSAAYGILLLAILIVFTSFYRRWLNRNEQQLAN